A genomic segment from Aridibaculum aurantiacum encodes:
- a CDS encoding PspC domain-containing protein produces MKKVININFQGRVIPIEETAYDMLKQYVDSLRLFFATEEGKDEIINDIEGRIAELFEEVLKKGSTCVTDADVNNIINSMGRPEDFEADEEKVHTKLGEEQTYRSTAGDQTYTGAAPGAGTTTGKRLYRDENNKVLGGVCSGIANYFNIDPVVTRILFILFFGVAFWVYLVMWIAVPSSSSVVLGAQRKRLFRDTENKMLAGVCSGLAQYFNVQVWIPRVLFLIPFLSVAFRWGNWGFWDFPHFLSFSFSPGSIVVYIILWLVIPEAKSAADKLEMKGEKVDLNNIKSTIQSDLEGFKDRAQAFGNEVKERAQVIGENIGVAGARVGAEAASATKRTGSGLGRVIVVLLKVFAYFIIGCIVFGIVVGLFALGVALTGLLPVYSYVLDDGWQQVLAWGALLFFIWVPVIAIVTAIIRRIANKRGGSNVIRMSFLALWIVGIICFVNLLVSVYNDFRSRNIPNEEVITLANPRVNKLEVKAASSTKYYNERWLRFEPFADLDEDSVFVRNIRMRIVKATGDSFQVYMVRMANGSNRAEASATASRIKFDINQIDTVLALSKGIPITRDTKFRNQQVIVTVAVPVGKRIYIHENLGWNHERIDIGDDNYWDWERNEETRSLDWRYNVEYVMTDKGLERVDKSYDEENQDGESDALEQYRKSREQIEQERQQKLRELEELDRELQQPVDTLTPAPPAAPGSNDNRYRYTPRQRNARTAISAKTTEEEFPAGAHNLLMINLP; encoded by the coding sequence ATGAAAAAGGTAATAAATATAAACTTCCAGGGCAGGGTGATACCTATTGAGGAAACTGCTTACGACATGCTGAAGCAGTATGTTGATAGCCTGCGCCTGTTTTTTGCCACCGAAGAAGGCAAAGATGAGATCATCAATGATATTGAAGGGCGTATTGCCGAACTATTTGAAGAGGTATTGAAGAAAGGAAGCACCTGTGTAACAGATGCTGACGTAAACAATATCATCAACAGCATGGGTCGCCCTGAAGACTTTGAGGCTGACGAAGAAAAAGTGCATACTAAATTGGGCGAAGAGCAAACTTACCGCTCTACAGCTGGAGACCAAACCTATACTGGTGCTGCTCCGGGTGCTGGTACTACTACAGGTAAGCGTCTTTACCGCGATGAAAACAATAAGGTTTTAGGTGGCGTATGTAGCGGTATAGCTAACTATTTCAATATCGACCCTGTGGTTACCAGGATATTGTTCATCCTTTTTTTCGGGGTTGCTTTTTGGGTATACCTGGTAATGTGGATCGCTGTTCCAAGCAGTTCATCAGTAGTATTGGGTGCACAGCGTAAGCGCTTGTTTCGCGACACTGAAAACAAAATGTTAGCCGGCGTATGTAGCGGTTTAGCACAATACTTCAATGTGCAGGTTTGGATACCTCGTGTGCTTTTCCTTATACCGTTTTTATCAGTAGCATTTCGCTGGGGCAACTGGGGTTTCTGGGACTTCCCACATTTCCTTAGCTTCTCATTCAGCCCTGGATCTATAGTGGTATACATCATTCTTTGGCTGGTTATTCCTGAAGCTAAAAGCGCTGCAGACAAACTAGAAATGAAGGGTGAAAAAGTAGACCTGAACAATATCAAATCTACTATTCAAAGCGACCTTGAAGGTTTTAAAGACAGGGCACAGGCATTTGGCAACGAAGTAAAAGAAAGAGCGCAAGTGATAGGTGAGAACATAGGTGTGGCAGGCGCAAGAGTAGGAGCCGAAGCAGCCAGCGCTACCAAAAGAACAGGCAGCGGCTTAGGACGAGTGATCGTAGTACTCCTGAAGGTGTTTGCGTATTTCATTATTGGTTGTATTGTGTTTGGTATTGTAGTAGGGCTGTTTGCACTAGGTGTTGCGCTTACTGGTTTACTACCTGTTTACTCATACGTACTGGACGACGGTTGGCAGCAGGTGCTGGCATGGGGAGCATTGCTGTTCTTTATCTGGGTTCCGGTGATTGCTATCGTAACTGCTATCATCAGGAGAATTGCAAACAAAAGGGGCGGCAGCAACGTGATCCGTATGTCTTTCCTGGCGCTGTGGATCGTTGGTATCATCTGCTTTGTAAACCTGTTGGTTTCTGTGTACAATGATTTCCGCTCCAGGAATATTCCAAATGAAGAGGTGATCACTTTAGCTAATCCAAGAGTGAATAAGCTGGAAGTGAAAGCTGCTTCTTCTACTAAATATTACAATGAAAGGTGGCTACGTTTTGAACCGTTCGCAGACTTAGATGAGGACAGTGTGTTTGTAAGAAACATCAGGATGCGTATTGTGAAAGCAACCGGTGACAGCTTCCAGGTGTATATGGTGAGAATGGCAAACGGCAGCAACCGTGCTGAAGCCAGCGCAACAGCATCCAGGATAAAATTTGATATCAACCAGATAGACACTGTGCTGGCTCTTTCTAAGGGTATACCTATAACAAGAGATACCAAATTCCGCAACCAACAAGTAATAGTAACTGTAGCTGTACCCGTAGGTAAAAGAATATACATACATGAAAACCTGGGTTGGAACCATGAGAGAATTGACATTGGTGATGATAACTATTGGGATTGGGAGAGAAATGAAGAAACTCGGTCACTCGACTGGAGGTATAACGTGGAGTATGTGATGACTGACAAAGGCTTGGAGCGTGTAGACAAATCATACGATGAAGAAAACCAGGATGGGGAATCTGATGCGCTGGAGCAATACCGCAAAAGCCGCGAACAAATAGAGCAGGAAAGGCAGCAGAAGCTTCGTGAATTGGAAGAGCTGGATAGGGAACTACAGCAACCTGTAGATACACTTACTCCTGCACCGCCTGCAGCTCCTGGGAGCAACGATAACCGTTATCGTTACACTCCCCGCCAGCGCAATGCAAGAACTGCTATCTCTGCCAAAACAACTGAAGAAGAATTTCCTGCAGGTGCACATAACCTGCTTATGATAAACTTACCATAA
- the gcvT gene encoding glycine cleavage system aminomethyltransferase GcvT: MKNTPFTEKHKALGAKMAEFAGYNMPISYSGINDEHAAVRNNAGVFDVSHMGEFILKGEQALDLIQRVTTNDASKLTAGKAQYSCLTNEQGGIVDDLIVYCIEENKVYMLVVNASNIEKDWNWISKHNTNNVEMHNVSEKTCLLAVQGPKATAILQPLTEMDIMNLKYYTFVKGEFAGVKNVLVSATGYTGSGGVEIYFEDEGDNASKIWDAIFESGKDQGLKPIGLGARDTLRLEMGFCLYGNDIDDTTTPLEAGLGWITKFTKDFTAREILEKQKAEGVTRKLVGFEMIEKGIPRHGYEIVDASGNRIGEVTSGTQAPSIGKAVGLGYVAKEHAGQDSKIYVKIRDKQVEAKVVKFPFA, encoded by the coding sequence ATGAAGAATACTCCTTTTACAGAAAAACATAAAGCACTCGGTGCAAAGATGGCTGAGTTTGCAGGCTATAATATGCCCATCAGCTATAGTGGTATAAATGATGAACATGCAGCTGTGCGAAATAATGCAGGCGTGTTTGATGTAAGCCACATGGGTGAATTTATTTTGAAAGGAGAGCAAGCCCTCGATCTTATTCAACGGGTAACTACCAACGATGCTAGCAAACTAACTGCTGGCAAAGCGCAATACAGTTGCCTAACTAATGAGCAAGGTGGTATAGTAGATGACCTGATCGTATACTGCATAGAGGAGAACAAAGTATACATGCTGGTGGTAAATGCCAGTAATATTGAGAAAGACTGGAACTGGATAAGCAAGCACAACACCAACAACGTGGAGATGCACAACGTAAGTGAGAAGACTTGTTTATTGGCAGTGCAAGGTCCTAAGGCTACAGCGATACTTCAGCCACTGACCGAAATGGATATCATGAACCTGAAGTATTACACTTTTGTAAAAGGAGAATTTGCAGGTGTAAAAAATGTGCTGGTAAGTGCCACTGGTTATACAGGTAGTGGAGGAGTGGAAATTTATTTTGAAGATGAGGGTGATAATGCTTCTAAAATTTGGGATGCGATTTTTGAGTCTGGTAAGGACCAGGGATTGAAGCCTATTGGTTTGGGCGCACGTGATACGCTTCGGTTGGAGATGGGTTTTTGTCTTTACGGAAATGATATAGATGACACCACCACTCCATTAGAAGCTGGCCTTGGATGGATCACCAAGTTCACCAAAGATTTTACAGCTCGTGAGATACTTGAGAAGCAGAAGGCTGAAGGTGTGACACGCAAGTTGGTAGGCTTTGAAATGATAGAAAAAGGAATACCGCGCCATGGATATGAAATAGTAGATGCTTCAGGTAACCGCATTGGTGAAGTAACAAGCGGAACACAAGCGCCATCCATTGGTAAGGCTGTAGGTTTAGGCTATGTAGCTAAAGAACATGCAGGCCAGGATAGTAAGATCTATGTGAAGATAAGAGACAAGCAAGTAGAGGCTAAAGTGGTTAAGTTCCCTTTCGCTTAG
- a CDS encoding outer membrane protein: MKVSACVSPAKAIAIFSVCIPLIFPVVLTAQVKKKKQQHWEIGAYGGTSFITGDIPASSGYGGGVSLTRTISKTFSARLDYTRSINYGLDYRRRKVSRMSWESPYDPWVNYYGGSDMPFVANYRTKLHQVSAQAIASTNLQKLIGSKKPLQLYGYIGYSLLHADIGVDALDENMQPYNFSSHLHPVDFKQPRAAVLSALRKHMNLDFESKWGVYNNQSFNHYTGTTEHPVRHAASVGAGVKYGITNKVSLQLDYRLSSAFTDYLDGVTTGSKSDIHHFAGLGLTYKFGGTNGLKKDTDVPGITTIRTGSGNLKTQIHVVDPHVTGKVHLEDGDTSYLLTFDFVPIVPGKVTPFHNAYLRLHNGQWLEMPVHQEEKDLNPTKRFYYSVSLTKQQLAKLAKWRVTNIALETSTLQLEDEVAKGKQKLISRIAKKLLVN; this comes from the coding sequence ATGAAAGTATCTGCTTGTGTTTCCCCCGCTAAAGCAATTGCTATATTCAGCGTATGTATTCCTTTGATCTTCCCTGTAGTACTAACCGCACAAGTGAAGAAGAAAAAACAACAACATTGGGAAATAGGAGCATATGGAGGAACATCCTTTATAACAGGTGATATACCAGCAAGCAGTGGATATGGTGGCGGGGTTTCTTTAACGCGAACAATTTCAAAAACATTTTCTGCCAGGCTTGACTACACCCGAAGTATAAACTATGGTCTTGATTACCGCCGCCGCAAAGTAAGCCGGATGTCGTGGGAGTCGCCATACGATCCGTGGGTGAACTATTATGGCGGCAGCGATATGCCATTTGTTGCTAACTACCGTACAAAACTTCACCAGGTTTCTGCGCAGGCGATAGCCTCTACCAATCTTCAAAAACTTATAGGAAGCAAAAAGCCATTGCAGCTATATGGCTACATCGGCTATAGCCTGCTTCATGCCGATATAGGAGTGGATGCTCTTGATGAAAACATGCAGCCTTACAATTTCTCCAGCCACCTACACCCTGTTGATTTTAAACAACCTCGTGCTGCAGTTTTATCTGCATTGCGCAAACACATGAACCTGGATTTTGAAAGCAAATGGGGTGTTTACAACAATCAATCATTCAACCACTATACCGGTACTACAGAGCACCCTGTGAGGCATGCGGCAAGTGTAGGTGCAGGCGTGAAATATGGCATCACTAATAAAGTAAGTCTTCAACTTGATTACAGGCTGTCATCAGCTTTTACTGATTATTTAGATGGCGTAACTACAGGGTCAAAATCAGACATCCATCACTTTGCAGGCCTTGGCCTCACCTATAAGTTTGGTGGCACAAACGGCTTGAAAAAAGATACTGATGTTCCTGGTATAACAACCATCAGGACAGGCTCCGGAAATCTGAAAACACAGATACATGTAGTGGATCCACATGTTACTGGTAAGGTTCACCTTGAGGATGGAGACACGTCTTATCTGCTGACTTTTGATTTTGTTCCTATCGTTCCCGGTAAGGTAACTCCATTTCATAATGCTTACCTGCGGCTACATAATGGCCAATGGTTAGAAATGCCGGTGCACCAGGAGGAGAAAGATCTGAACCCTACCAAAAGGTTTTATTATAGCGTTTCGCTTACAAAGCAACAACTGGCAAAGCTGGCCAAATGGAGGGTGACAAATATTGCACTGGAAACATCCACACTGCAGCTGGAAGATGAAGTAGCCAAAGGCAAGCAGAAATTAATAAGCAGGATTGCGAAGAAGTTGTTGGTGAACTAG
- a CDS encoding J domain-containing protein, producing the protein MKNYYQTLGVSPSATLDEIKVAYKRLSKKVHPDVNWGDKIFEELFKNINEAYQVLSDEEQRREYNRKYNHFFFAASHHYLREETPMQAQQVRQMYPPNNKLKRKIILNGVICLLMLFAFVGVNALIFENEEKPVAESFHSNSQVAVAETPPASAVAAVIKPAVLEVVTPVVETKLKEVVPPVATEEVTEVEKTKPVKQLEAKPIEAVKEVVPQAAVKKPAAKQQWSEQEMLDVVEKIKAEKARTGSKATCIRLHQSSNSNISNGFSIASYLQMNNFSIAGRLTTAKATTGVGIDFTADCIVVTIGNVAR; encoded by the coding sequence ATGAAGAACTACTACCAGACACTTGGAGTAAGCCCATCTGCCACACTTGATGAGATCAAAGTTGCTTATAAACGCCTATCTAAGAAAGTGCACCCGGATGTGAACTGGGGTGATAAGATCTTCGAAGAGCTTTTCAAAAATATCAACGAGGCTTACCAGGTGCTGTCTGATGAGGAGCAACGCCGTGAGTACAACCGCAAATACAACCATTTTTTCTTTGCTGCCTCTCATCATTATTTACGCGAAGAAACACCCATGCAGGCACAGCAGGTGCGGCAGATGTATCCGCCGAATAATAAGCTGAAGAGAAAGATTATTTTGAATGGTGTGATATGCTTGCTGATGTTGTTTGCTTTCGTGGGCGTAAATGCATTGATATTTGAGAATGAAGAAAAGCCGGTAGCAGAAAGCTTTCATTCAAATAGCCAGGTAGCTGTGGCTGAAACACCTCCCGCTAGTGCAGTGGCTGCTGTTATAAAACCTGCAGTGTTAGAAGTAGTAACACCTGTGGTTGAAACTAAATTGAAAGAAGTAGTTCCGCCTGTAGCTACCGAGGAAGTAACGGAAGTAGAAAAAACAAAACCTGTAAAACAACTGGAAGCAAAACCTATAGAAGCAGTGAAAGAAGTGGTGCCGCAGGCGGCAGTAAAGAAGCCTGCTGCAAAACAACAGTGGAGCGAACAGGAAATGCTGGATGTAGTAGAAAAAATAAAAGCTGAAAAGGCTAGAACAGGAAGTAAGGCAACATGTATCCGCCTGCATCAATCGAGCAATAGTAATATCAGTAATGGCTTTTCCATTGCCAGCTACTTGCAGATGAATAATTTTTCCATTGCAGGCAGGTTAACTACAGCAAAAGCCACAACAGGTGTAGGTATTGATTTCACTGCTGATTGTATAGTAGTAACAATAGGAAATGTAGCACGTTAG
- the argH gene encoding argininosuccinate lyase — MKLWQKDTAGASDVAKQVERFTVGNDRDFDLQLAPYDVLGNIAHAKMLATVGLLTNEEADQLVAELRKIYEQVLAGSFAIQEGIEDVHSQVEYQLTQELGDVGKKIHSARSRNDQVLVDIKLFLRAEIEKTVVAIEEFFHLLNTRSEELKAHLLPGYTHLQLAMPSSFGLWLGAYAEGLVDDIITIKAAYDVVNKNPLGSAAGYGSSFPINRTFTTQLLGFADLNYNVVYAQMGRGKAERIVASALANVADTIARLSMDACLYLNQNFDLISFPAELTTGSSIMPHKKNPDVFELIRSHCNRLKALPNEIMMMTTNLPSGYHRDLQLLKEHLFPAFTTLRNCIEMAGLMISNMEVKQNLLEDKKYQYLFSVEEVNKLVMQGVPFRDAYKQVGLAIEGGEFTYSTQLEHTHEGSIGNLCNEQIAANMKQAITSFQFNNYQKAIDELLQ, encoded by the coding sequence ATGAAACTGTGGCAAAAAGATACTGCCGGTGCTTCTGATGTTGCCAAACAAGTAGAACGTTTTACTGTAGGCAACGATCGTGACTTTGACCTGCAACTGGCACCATACGATGTACTGGGAAATATTGCACATGCGAAAATGCTTGCTACAGTTGGATTACTTACCAATGAAGAGGCGGATCAGTTAGTAGCAGAACTAAGGAAAATTTATGAGCAGGTGTTGGCTGGTTCTTTTGCTATACAGGAAGGTATTGAAGATGTTCATTCGCAGGTGGAATACCAGCTTACGCAAGAGCTGGGTGATGTAGGGAAAAAGATACATTCTGCACGCAGCCGTAACGACCAGGTGCTGGTTGATATAAAACTTTTTTTACGCGCTGAAATAGAAAAAACTGTTGTCGCTATTGAAGAATTTTTTCACCTGCTGAATACAAGAAGCGAAGAACTGAAAGCACATCTATTACCAGGTTACACGCACCTGCAACTTGCAATGCCATCATCATTTGGTTTATGGCTTGGCGCTTATGCAGAAGGTTTGGTTGATGATATCATCACAATCAAAGCAGCATATGATGTGGTGAATAAAAATCCACTTGGCTCTGCTGCTGGTTATGGTTCTTCGTTTCCTATCAACAGAACATTTACCACTCAATTACTAGGTTTTGCAGACCTCAACTACAATGTAGTGTATGCGCAAATGGGAAGAGGAAAAGCAGAACGCATTGTAGCAAGTGCTTTGGCAAATGTTGCCGATACCATTGCACGTTTATCTATGGATGCTTGCCTGTACCTCAACCAGAACTTTGATCTTATCTCTTTCCCTGCTGAACTTACTACCGGCTCATCTATCATGCCGCACAAAAAGAACCCTGATGTGTTTGAACTGATAAGAAGTCATTGCAACAGGCTGAAGGCTTTACCAAACGAGATCATGATGATGACAACCAATCTTCCATCCGGTTATCATCGCGATCTGCAATTGCTGAAAGAGCATTTGTTTCCTGCGTTCACTACACTTCGCAATTGTATAGAAATGGCAGGTTTGATGATCAGTAATATGGAGGTGAAGCAAAACCTGTTGGAGGATAAAAAATATCAGTATTTATTCAGCGTAGAAGAAGTAAATAAACTGGTGATGCAGGGTGTGCCTTTCAGGGATGCATACAAACAAGTAGGACTGGCAATAGAAGGTGGAGAATTTACTTATTCGACCCAGCTGGAACATACGCACGAAGGCAGCATTGGTAACTTGTGTAATGAACAGATTGCGGCTAATATGAAGCAGGCGATCACATCATTTCAATTTAATAATTACCAAAAAGCGATAGATGAATTGCTGCAGTAG
- a CDS encoding M20 family metallo-hydrolase, producing the protein MTIEQLYEQAVLLLKQLISIPSYSKYEEATADAIASFLEQHGIASNRNLNNVWAVNKYFDPAKPTILLNSHHDTVHPNKQYTKDPFEPAVENEKLYGLGSNDAGGCLVSLIAAFLHFYDHPNLSHNLLLAATAEEEISGYNGIEALLGNKDFKATMGDNEPAFAIVGEPTLMNLAVAEKGLMVLDCIAHGRAGHAAREEGDNALYKAMKDIEWFSSYKFEKISEWMGPVKMNVTVIETENKAHNIVPSQCRYVVDVRVTDAYTHEEVFGIISQHVQSEIRPRSMRLRSTAIDVTHPIVQAGIALGKTCYGSPTSSDKALMPFPSLKCGPGDSARSHTADEFIYLHEIKDGIEGYIKMLEKVL; encoded by the coding sequence ATGACCATTGAACAACTATATGAACAAGCTGTTCTCTTGCTGAAGCAACTCATCAGTATTCCTTCTTATTCTAAATATGAAGAAGCTACTGCTGACGCTATTGCATCATTTCTTGAGCAGCATGGGATTGCTTCAAACCGCAACCTGAACAATGTATGGGCTGTCAATAAATATTTTGATCCTGCAAAGCCTACTATACTGCTCAACTCTCACCACGATACGGTGCATCCAAATAAACAATACACGAAGGATCCCTTTGAACCTGCTGTAGAAAATGAAAAGCTGTATGGATTAGGCAGCAACGATGCAGGTGGTTGCCTGGTTAGTTTAATCGCTGCTTTCCTTCATTTTTATGATCACCCGAACCTTTCTCACAACCTGTTGCTAGCAGCTACAGCCGAAGAGGAAATAAGTGGTTATAATGGTATTGAAGCACTTTTAGGGAATAAAGATTTCAAAGCAACAATGGGTGATAATGAACCTGCATTTGCCATAGTAGGCGAACCTACTTTGATGAACCTTGCAGTTGCAGAAAAAGGCTTGATGGTGCTTGACTGCATTGCACATGGCCGTGCTGGTCATGCAGCAAGAGAAGAAGGAGACAATGCACTGTATAAAGCAATGAAAGATATTGAATGGTTCAGCAGTTACAAGTTTGAAAAAATTAGTGAATGGATGGGACCAGTGAAGATGAATGTGACGGTGATAGAAACAGAGAACAAGGCACACAATATAGTTCCATCGCAGTGCAGGTATGTAGTGGATGTGCGGGTAACAGATGCGTATACACACGAAGAAGTTTTTGGCATTATCAGCCAGCATGTACAAAGCGAGATCAGGCCGAGAAGTATGCGCCTGCGTTCTACTGCTATTGATGTTACACATCCTATAGTACAGGCAGGAATAGCATTAGGTAAAACTTGTTATGGCTCACCTACCAGCAGCGATAAAGCGCTTATGCCTTTTCCTTCGCTTAAGTGTGGACCAGGTGATAGTGCACGTAGTCATACAGCTGATGAATTCATTTACCTGCACGAAATAAAAGACGGTATAGAAGGATATATAAAAATGCTGGAGAAGGTGCTGTAG
- the argB gene encoding acetylglutamate kinase — translation MEKQTEAARRKLFIIKIGGNIIDDAARLDHFLELYASVLKSQHSAGVHAASILIHGGGKIATKIGEQLDIQPNYVDGRRITDDATIDLVTMVYGGLVNKKITAALQAKGVNAIGLTGADANIIPAKKRPVKEVDFGWVGDVTADDVHFEWVTLFVDIGLTPVFAPLTHDGEGHILNTNADTIASSLAVALSKEYDVRLLYCFEKKGVLENVDDETSVITHINKQKYQQLLDEQKLFEGILPKLENAFAAIDAGVQEVLIGDANDLVANTSDNTTGTLITA, via the coding sequence ATGGAAAAGCAAACTGAAGCAGCAAGAAGAAAATTATTCATCATAAAAATTGGTGGCAACATCATAGATGATGCAGCCAGGCTAGATCATTTCCTTGAACTATATGCATCGGTTCTAAAGTCGCAACATTCTGCTGGTGTACATGCGGCTAGTATTCTCATTCATGGTGGTGGTAAAATAGCAACCAAGATTGGTGAGCAATTAGATATTCAGCCCAACTACGTTGATGGCAGAAGGATAACAGATGATGCAACCATTGATCTTGTAACCATGGTGTATGGAGGATTGGTGAACAAAAAGATCACTGCTGCACTGCAAGCCAAAGGTGTAAATGCTATCGGTCTTACAGGTGCTGATGCCAATATTATTCCTGCGAAAAAGCGACCGGTAAAAGAAGTTGATTTTGGATGGGTAGGCGATGTAACAGCCGACGATGTTCACTTTGAATGGGTAACACTGTTTGTAGATATAGGGCTAACTCCTGTGTTCGCTCCACTTACGCACGATGGTGAGGGACATATACTCAACACTAATGCTGATACCATAGCTTCATCACTTGCTGTGGCACTTTCTAAAGAATATGATGTGCGATTGCTGTATTGTTTTGAAAAGAAAGGTGTGCTTGAAAATGTAGATGATGAGACCTCTGTTATCACGCACATCAACAAGCAGAAGTATCAACAATTGCTGGATGAGCAGAAACTTTTTGAAGGCATTCTTCCAAAACTTGAAAATGCATTTGCAGCCATAGACGCAGGTGTACAGGAAGTGTTGATAGGAGATGCGAATGATCTTGTGGCAAATACTTCTGATAATACAACAGGCACTTTGATAACTGCATAA
- a CDS encoding N-acetylornithine carbamoyltransferase, with amino-acid sequence MSNIIKNNFLSVHDVTDIEALVQKALHYKANPFADKQLGANKRIGLLFLNPSLRTRLSTQVAAQNLGMEPIVFNVDKEGWALEFEEGAIMSGSTVEHVKDAAPILGNYFDILAIRTFPSLKNREDDYSEMFISQFIKYAGVPVISLESATLHPLQSLTDVITIQEQMHGAAEASIANRPKVVLTWAPHVKPLPQCVANSFSQWMTAWGKVDFVIAHPEDYELDEQFTKGATIMHDQKKALEGADFVYVKNWSTFNDYGKIYENDPRWMLTEEHLQLTNNARVMHCLPVRRNVELSDEVLDSSNSIVTQQASNRVWAAQAVISEILSR; translated from the coding sequence ATGTCAAACATTATTAAGAACAACTTTCTTTCTGTACACGATGTAACAGATATAGAAGCGCTGGTACAAAAGGCACTTCATTACAAAGCCAACCCTTTTGCCGATAAGCAGCTGGGTGCTAACAAACGCATTGGCTTGTTGTTTTTAAATCCAAGTTTGCGAACACGATTAAGCACACAGGTAGCGGCGCAAAACTTGGGCATGGAACCGATCGTTTTTAATGTAGATAAAGAAGGTTGGGCACTTGAATTTGAAGAAGGCGCCATAATGAGTGGCAGTACTGTTGAGCATGTAAAAGACGCTGCACCCATACTTGGGAATTATTTTGACATACTGGCTATACGTACTTTTCCTTCACTTAAAAACAGGGAAGATGACTACAGCGAAATGTTCATCAGCCAATTTATAAAGTATGCAGGTGTACCTGTTATAAGTTTAGAAAGTGCCACTCTTCATCCATTGCAGTCACTTACTGATGTTATCACTATACAAGAGCAAATGCACGGAGCGGCTGAAGCATCTATTGCTAACCGGCCTAAAGTGGTACTAACATGGGCGCCGCATGTAAAGCCATTGCCGCAATGTGTTGCCAATTCATTTTCGCAATGGATGACAGCGTGGGGTAAGGTAGACTTTGTGATTGCGCATCCTGAAGATTACGAACTGGATGAACAGTTTACCAAGGGAGCTACAATCATGCACGATCAAAAGAAAGCGCTTGAAGGAGCTGATTTTGTATACGTAAAGAATTGGAGCACCTTCAACGATTATGGAAAGATTTATGAGAATGATCCGCGCTGGATGCTTACTGAAGAACATTTACAACTTACCAATAATGCACGTGTAATGCATTGCCTTCCTGTTCGCCGAAATGTAGAGCTGAGCGATGAAGTATTGGATAGCAGCAACAGCATTGTAACGCAGCAGGCAAGCAACCGTGTATGGGCAGCACAGGCTGTAATAAGCGAAATATTAAGCAGGTAA